The window GAATTGCTCAATCTCCGCCAGAGTCTTCAAAAGCTTCTTCAACTGGTTAAACTCGACGTCCCCAATTTCCCCCTCTGTAAGTCCGTTTCCACCCAACTCAGTATCATCCAAGCTCCACTTCTCAACCACATCCGCCAGCGCATAGAATGCCCTCCGCAATGTGCTTCCTGCCGCCTGCCGCATCTCGCTGGCCCACTCCAGCTCCATCCCAAGCACGTGCTCCTGGCCGGCAGCGACCAAGCATTTGAGCAACAACACCTCGGAAGCCTCCAAGCGATCCAAGAGCGAACTTCTACGAGCTCCAAAGAAACTCCTAACCCTAGAATCGGCATCAATAATGGAGAGACGCTTACGGAGACTACTCTGCCCCCGGAGTCGAGAGCGGAGGGCGTCCAGGCGGGCGATCTCCTCATCGAAATCGAACTCGGGCGCCGACGCCTGCTCAACAGGAACAGTGGACACTCTGGAAcaaaacgaagaagaagaagacgacggCGAGTATGAGCTGGAGGACGGCCGGCGGAAGAGAAGGGCACGGCAGTGTGGAATGGGCAAGGGAAAGAggaaagaagatgaagaagaggatGTAGGTTGTGTGGAGAAGACGGGAGCGCGGAGGTAAAAGGCGGACGACGCCGCCATGGCGAAGACAAcagggagaagagggagaagaagaggtgCGGTTTGAAATGGCACGGGGGATGGGGACGCCGACTGGATAAGAAAGGCAACGCCGTGTCGGTACTGCTGCATTAGACTTCCTATACCGTGTACTGTAGTTTAACTTACCCGTCCTGCACCCTTCAATGCCTCACACAGGGGCCCACTTTACTTGCCATTAACAATTATGGGTTCTGTGTCGCACACCGCTGATATTTGAAAGAGGAGGGAAAGGCATCAGGCATATGCTGGAATGCAGAAGAAGATTCCATGGGACGGCTTTCATTTTCTAAGGTAAATAAATCTTTATCAAAATATCCGTCCGATATTTAACCATATCATAGTTGATTTCTATGAGTGATTAAAAATTTGAGGTAATTATATATAAAGACACATCGAGGAGGTAGGAGCTGAATTCATGTCCCACTGGAATATCATACGAATTGGTGTACAAATTTCTTTCCTTTCAAGCAAACACAAAACAATTTCTAAAGCAATGTGTTCTTAGGGGTTGTTTTACCCTGAGAGAATCTAAACAAAACTATAATAATGCCCTCCACCAAACGCTATCAAATCATGTGCTCATCTTTAGACGGTTCTGGTGAGCAATTCTTCAGTTGCTCACACACTAACTCACAAAACCTTCACTTGCAGAGCAAGTCTAGGCAGCTTACCAGAACTGTGTGCAGCATAAAAGCAGTGCTGCTGCACTGGCGCTGGAGATGCATGCACACGCGCGACATGGCTAAGAATCCTACTACTTCTTCTGCTCTTCTTGTGCCCATCTTGGCCTCCTTGTTCTTCCTCTTGGTGATCGTCGTCTCGCTTTCTTATGATAAAGTGGACTACATCCTCCCAATTAGGATATTCGAACACCAAGAGCAGGTGGAGACGAGGAGCAGCAGCACTTCTGTGAGTAATCAGGAGGCCGAGTGTGACCTGTTCTCGGGGAGGTGGGTTTTCGACGACGAGACGCGGCCGCTGTATTCCGGGACGCAGTGCAAATACATGCACGATGAGGTAGCTTGCGAGAAATACGGCAGGAGGGATCTCAAGCATCAGCAATGGAGGTGGCAGCCAAATGGATGCGACATCCCCAGGTATgtatgtaaattttgaagcattTTTCTTCATCTGTTACACTATAAGAAATCATGGAATCATGTTTCGACAATAATCTACCTATACCAAATAACTGCAAGGTATTGGTCGGGAATAAAAAGTTTTAACATAGAAAACTGATTCGGTAGAAAGTTACAGAACttaattttagttttatcatGTATCGATTATCCTAACCTTGATAGGTTCATATTTAATTATGAAACTGGTGGTTATTCCTAACAATAAAGATGCTAATGTTGGCAAACAGGTTCGATGCTCACGAATTGCTAACAAGATTAAAGGGGAAAAGAATGGTATTTGTTGGTGATTCTCTCAACAGGAATCAGTGGGTATCAATGGTGTGCATGGTGGAGTCCATCGTAAGCAGTGAGAAGAAATCTATGATCTATAATGGCTCACTGTTGTCCTTTAGAGCAAAGGTATAAACTACTTATGTTTGAGCTTGTGAAATCAAGATAAACATTAATCGACCTTGGACCACAATTTGCAGGATTTCAACGCATCAATTGACTTCTACTGGTCCCCTTTGTTGGTAGAATCTAACTGTGATGATCCAGTACTCCACCGAATGACGAACCGCATCATGCGTATTTCGATCGAGAAACATGCTCGACAATGGACAGATGCAGATATACTAGTGTTCAACTCTTATTTGTGGTGGAAAAAGCCTGGAATGAAGATGAAGGTCTTGTAAGTATGGTTAGATTAGGCAGAATCACTTCATCCCTAGCTCATACTGACCTGATGAGTTTCATATTATGGACAAGGCATGGATCATTTGAGGATGAGATCGAGAACTTGGAGGAGTTGGAGATGGCAGAGGGCTTTCAGTTAGCATTGAAGGAATGGTCCAATTGGCTCGAATTGAATCAGAACCCCAATGTCAAGCTTTTCTTTGTCAGCTTGTCGCCAACACATGTTTGGTCAGAATCACCATTCAGAATTGTTACCCTTCTGTATTCGATATCTAAACTTAGAATGAAAGTTGATTTTGGCAGGGGAGATGAGTGGGGTGCAGCAAGTGATCAAAACTGCTACAACGAGACTGAaccaattcatgaagaagggtatgCAAGTAGAGGATCAGACTACAAGATGTTGCACATGGTTGAGAGCACGGTTGCGAAAATGAGGCGAAAAGGCATGAGCGTGCAGATTCTCAACATAACTCAGCTTTCGGAGTATCGAAAAGATGGGCATCCATCTGTTTACAGGAGATATTGGGTTAATATTACGCAAGAACAACTTGCAGAGCCTAGTAGCTACTCCGACTGCACACATTGGTGTGTTCCAGGAGTTCCTGATGCATGGAATGAGCTCCTTTACAGTTACATTGTTTCTCAACAAGTATAGGCTGTTGTTGTATGAAAGGAGGTGCCTCTTCTTCCTATTTCTCATGCTCAATTGAAGCTACAACAGATACAACAGAATTTCTCAGACCTTTAAAATTGTTGCCAACCATATCAAATCTAGAAACGTAAAAGATTAACTAGTGATCCGATCGGTAAACTTCTCTTTTTTCTTTGAGAAAAAAAGTTCTGAATCAGGAAGATACAGCAAtaatagtgatcctgtccgaatgctgagtcgatgaacgctggggacgtggtgctctccactgtcttcgactggtgatgtggatcttcgGCGAatctgcaaagaagccgagtcgggaggggtttcccggcgacgaccctccgacgttcaagtcaagcagcgaagaagaagaacaagacaacgttactgtggctacagtgatcagaattgcatacctccgtcgaagtctaggggtccttatataggaccctggggaggtgcgggcacgcttctcgatgcgtgtaCGCTTCCCCAAATATACCTCAGTAGGTCGTGTCAGAAAAACATGTCTgatgtcattccgcaatcgtccgagcatatcccggatgtgacggtagaagcttccaccgtacgatactctgtccactCCTGCCGCCAATCATGTTGTTTGtcagcggcaggtgtctcgaggacgaaGTTACCAGTTGTCCTTTTTGTTTCCTAGCGCTCTTTCCTGTTcctgggccgagcggaccagccgctcggcaCTCATGGCCTCCGAGAAACCCTGCTCATGTGCTTGGCTGGAATTGCGTCTTATTGTCCTGCGGCTCGGCCAAGCGGCATGTCCGCCCAGCCCATAGACCCTTTTACCTTGagtatcggaaacccgacccctggtcgggctgtctttcgtccggtccggAAGACCCTTGGCCAGATGTCCGGTCGGCCAGATGCTTGGTCGGCCTAccactccgctcggcacgaccttgggattgaccctcttgaccattgatcTCCACGTGTCCCTGACCTCCCGCGGATGAGGGTCCCGTCCTTATAACCGgaacaaataatttattttacaaaTAGGAAATTCTTTGTAATCATATTAAAATTCTCACCTTCTCCTCCTACCTTCGCTAACAATATTATAGATTGTGCAAGTCAAACTAAAAGTTATCCTTTAATTCAAATATCTTCGTACGCCTTCCAGAAGTCAATCTTGTCACACCATGGTGGATCGGTGGTGCCATCTCTTTTTGGCTGAACTACTACCTCCATTTCAAGATTTGACAGTCATTGTTCACCAGCTAATTCGATAGTGCGATCACATTTCCTTGAATCATAAGGGATACATTCGATGAGAATAACTCAGGCAAAAGTTGCACCTTGTCCACCTACCGTAACCAAAACAGAgaccaattaatcaattaattattgcGATATTCAACAGCTCTTCCAATAAGCCAAAGAACAGTGACATGTTTTGACCATGCAATGGAGACTCTGAGCAATATTTCGTAAGGATACGTTGTCCTAAAAGAAGGATTGCTGCATATACGACAAGAGCCCAGGCTAAGTAGCTGCACCAAGCCAACTGCTACACAGTTCAACTGAAGAATGTATATATGTACATGTTAACGATTAGAAAACAACTAAAAAAACACACACATGGCACAAATCCAAACCTAATCCGCCAAACACAACAAACCACCTCCCGTAGCTCCCATGCATGCATTGCTGCACCCCTCTCTTCCCTTGCTAGCCGTTATATAAGACGACGTCCTTTCTTCTACATCGATCACGATCACTACCTCCCCTGATATCTGAAACTTTGGTGCAACAGCGATCATCACTTCATTGCCTGATGGAGTCTTTCAACAGAATTAGTCTTCTTTTAGTCTTTCTTCTAGCTCTCATTTATAGAATCAGCGCAGAAGTGCAGTACCACGACTTTGTGGTAATGAAGTTAAATATACTTAGTGTTCAATCTTTGTTAATTGGTTGACTACTCAGGCATGAGTGCATGTGTGTGCAGGTGCAAGAGACGCCGGTGAAGAGGCTGTGCAAGGCTCACAACATCATCACCGTCAATGGGCAGTTTCCCGGCCCGACCATTGAGGTAAAGAACGGTGACACGATCGTCATCAACGTCGTCAATCGAGCGAGATACAACGTCACACTTCACTGGTAATGTTTTATCAACTAGACGTCCATTAGTTGGTTTAAATCAGTGTGTATAATTGACGGCACGTAGTCCCTGTCTTGAGAAAGGCATGGCGTGAGACAATTGAGGACGGCGTGGGCGGACGGGCCGGAGTTCGTGACGCAGTGCCCCATCAAGCCGGGCGGCAGCTACAGGTACAGGTTCACGATCCAGGGACAGGAGGGGACGCTGTGGTGGCACGCCCACAGCTCCTGGCTCAGAGCCACTGTCTACGGAGCTCTGATCATCCGTCCCAAGGAAAACGCATCGTACCCTTTCGCTGAGCCCAAGAGAGAAATCCCTCTCATACTCGGTACGTTGCCTCTCAAACTTAATTCTCATGCTAACGCTTTTGAAGTATGTCGTGCAATTACTCATAAGAACACTCGAAATTGTGATGAGAACAGGGGAGTGGTGGAACAGGAATCCCGTTGACGTCGTCAGAGAAGCAACGCGCACCGGCGGCGCCCCCAACATCTCTGATGCCTTCACCATCAACAGCCAGCCCGGTGATCTGTACAAATGCTCTTCCAAAGGTCCTCCATCGATCACTGTTAATTTTAACTACAGTGATACATTTAACAGTTAACTATCATCGCTGCATGGGTTACCTTCTCCTTGTTGGTTAATTGCAGAGACTACTGTGATTCCGGTGAAGGCCGGGGAGACGAATCTCCTCCGTTTCATTAACGCCGCGCTCAACACCGAGCTCTTCGTTGCCATCGCTAACCACAAGATGACGGTGGTGGCCGCCGACGCCTCGTACACCAAGCCTTTCACCACCTCCGTGCTCATGCTCGCTCCCGGCCAAACCACCGACGTTCTCGTCACCATGGATCAACCGCTCTCCCGCTACTACATCGCCGCGCGTGCCTACGCTAGCGCTGAGGGCGTAGCCTTCGACAACACCACCGCCACCGCCATCCTCGAGTACGACTGCGGCTGCGCCAAACCGGGTCCCGCCGTACAACCGATCTTCCCAGCGCTCCCTCCCTACAACGACACCGCCGCCGTCTCGGCCTTCACCGCCGCCATTAAGAGCGCTTCCTCCGTCGAGGTCCCAGGCCCCGTCGACGAGAACCTCTTCTTCACCGTGGGTCTCGGCCTCTTCGATTGCCCCAAAGGAAAGACTTGCGGGGGGCCCAACAACACCCGCTTCGCCGCCAGTATGAACAACGTCTCCTTCGTGTTCCCTGGCACCACCTCCCTTCTGCAAGCGCACTATCAGCGGGTGCCGGGCGTCTTCACCACCGACTTCCCGGCAGTGCCGCCGGTGCCCTTTGACTACACGGCGAAGAACGTGAGCAGCAGCCTGTCGCAGCCGGTGGCGGGGACGAAGCTGTACAAGCTAAAGTACGGGGCGGTGGTTCAACTGGTGCTGCAGGGCACCAACATCGTGACCGGCGAGAACCACCCGATCCACATCCACGGCTACAACTTCTACATTCTGGCGGAAGGGTTCGGGAACTTCAACCCGGCGACGGACAACGCCAAGTTCAACCTGGTGGACCCGCCGGAACGGAACACCGTGGGCGTGCCGGCGAACGGCTGGGCCGTGATCCGGTTCGTGGCGGACAACCCAGGCATATGGCTTATGCATTGTCACCTGGACGTGCACATCACGTGGGGGCTGGCCATGGCGTTTCTGGTGGAAAATGGAGAGGCGGAGCTGCAGGCCCTTGAGGCCCCACCGCCCGACCTTCCAACTTGCTGACGAACATCCTCATTTCACCTAATTGCTACACAATTTTATGAGTTCGAATTATTTGATTAGGGTAAACCATCTATGATTTTGTCCACCCTTTTCTTAATCATGTAGACCCACGGTGAATAAAATTCGCTTCAAATATTCACTCAGGAGTGCATTATCAGCTCAATAAACAAATGCAATGCGCTACTGATCATGACGAAAGTACACACAAGAAACTAGGACTTAACTAAGGATTATAGAAAAATCAAAGATTAATCAAAGAGGTTCTATAAGAGAAAGCTATCACTACCACTACCAATACAAGTGGAAGTGCAAAATTAAATCGGTTGAGAAGTGCAAAATTAAATCGGTTGAGAAGTGCAAAATTAAATAGGTTGAGAATGATGATTGATGCGACGATGTAGAGAGGTCTATTTAGTACAAGGTCAATTGTCAGGGTAGAGGTTAAAATCAAAGTGGTCAATGCCCTTGTATCAAAGGGCCGAGCAAAGGATCATTGCAATGGTCGGTCGGACTGTCAGACCTCGACTGGTGGGAGAGGGGTCCGAGCATACCCCCCAATCAGGATCGGGATGATACACAAGACAACCGACACTCAATATGGAGCAGCAAGACGCCGAGGGAAACTGCATATAGCTGGTCTGAATGAGGAAGATATGTTACTACACGGTCACCGCATAGAAGAACCACGGAAGCCGATAGAATGGAGGAGTCCTGgctgagcggctatcccgctcggccaagcagcgggACCTGACCATAGACGGAGCGGAGTCATGGTCCAGCGACTATCTCGCTCGACCAAGCAACAGGATCACTGTaatatctctcgacatccttttaaGAGATAGTGTTGCTAACATGAGGCATGGTCGACAGGCGGATCATGCGGCAGAAACTTCTACTGTCGCGACAGGGATATGCATACCCTGTTAAGGTATAGTGTTAGAAGTACTTTCCTGACAAGATCCTTTCATGGGACATATAGGAGAGCATGCTCATGCATCGAGAGGCGTGCACATTGTCCATCAGGGCTCTATATAAGGGGGGTCCTTTAGCGgcggaggtacgcgttattcTTGAGTTCTACTCTTTGCGTATAGTGCTACTGTTGCTATGCTTCTCTACAATTTtcggtgactaacttgagcgtcggaggatcaatgtcggggacctcttccctggctcggcacttaCGTTAATTATTTTGCAGAGCGGAGCGAGGTCCACAGCCGGTCAGCGGAGCTGCCACCTCCCCAGCTTTCTAGCTTCAcgctttcggacatgatcatttTGGCATCGTCTGTGAAAACGCAACCTGCATACGAACGAGAAGATGGAATACGCTGGACGAATCACTACGGTGACGTTGACacaggaggagctcgacatgctaAGACAAGCCTGAGCGGTgaagatagtggagcaacaacaacaacatataTGCACTGGCCGAGCGCCTAGCGCAGGAGCCCGCAGCCTCAGCAGCAGGTCGCTTGGCTGAGCAAGGAAACCGAGCGGAACAAGTCTCCGCTTGGGGATAGAATAAGAAGCCGACCGACACATATGGGGAAGCGTCCAACGTGTCTATGCCCTTCCACCGAGCATTGTTCAAAACACCATCGGAGGAATAAGGCCGAGCGAACAAGGACCGGGGGTCTTCCTCAGACAATGCGCCCGTTCGAGATGCAAGAAAGGGAAGGCACCCATGGAGGATgattcgcccgagcggatcaatcaacaATTTCCGAAGGGAATTCTGAActaccctctgccaaagcacaaTACTTCGTTGGCTATCGGagagtacaacggaaccaccgacctaAATGACCACTTGGCTAAATTTGACAATGCGGCTATGCTTTATCAGTACACTGACGGAGTTAAGTGTcaggtcttcctcaccactctcACCGGGtcggcacaacgctggttcaagagattgcagAACAGATCAATCCATAGCTTCAGGGACTTCCGGGCGACATTCCTTCACCACTTCACCAGCAGCCGtcgccaccagaagacaagcgtgaATTTGTTCTCCCTGATGTAAGGGCCCAAAGAGGCATTGAGGACCTATATCCAGTGCTTCAATCAGGTGGTGATGGACATCCTAGCAATCTCGTCGGATGtgttggtgaacgccttcacTCCAGGGCTCactgaaggagagttcttccgatcactcattcagAAACCGCCAAGGGATTTCGGCCACCTACAAAAGAAagtcaatgaatacatcaatgtagaagaagctcatgCGGCAAGGAGGAAGGAGACGACCTCCGAGCTCGTATGAGCGTCTGAACGATGGCAGTAGAGCAGTCAACAACCCGTTACAGAGCCTCGATCGAGAGGAACCCAGCCACACCATGAACCCCGGACGCATGCCGTGCAACATGTGGCAGTCGATTTCCCAAAGGCTACAAAGGACAAAATATGAATGCCAATGTTTTGTTCTTTCCACTAGTCGATGACACACGACACCCAGGACTACTATGACCTGACAGCTAACAGGTCGACCCCTCGGGGGATATTGCCGTCAATCCCCATCTCTCAGTCGGTGACACAGGTGTCGATCAGCCGGTCGAAGGGAAGAAGAAAGAACAACAGCCGAGCCACGCCACCATCAACTCTAGTGAAGGGACATTTCAAGTCCTTCCTGAGCCTCCGTCGAATAGAGCAAGCTTTCAATTCGAGAGGAGATGAACAGGAGCAACTCCGCTCGGGGAGAAATAGCATGATTGTCGGTGAGCCAACCGATGGTGATTCGTACCGAACGAGGAAGTCACACGCCCGGTGACTCAAGATCCACGCTGTTGGCTGTAGCAGGAAGGTGCGTGAGTAAATATAGATGTACCTGTAtaagtgttggaatgtatactaaaagcctagctttttgtataaacatttatttagaaaaaaagaatcacattggttaaatgtctacatttatatgctaagtgtagttgttcaattaatttatattgtagataatatggtgtgtggtgtcatacatagaagatcatgttatcagttccttataagttataaaaagttgctcacgactaagatggaaaggaataaaccattggaatagtcgtagtgtaatttggtattagtttatcttaactataaaattacgctAGTAaactctgagtgtattaagcaggatcatttgaggtagtttcttttataccgactatataaaagaacaatacctctgttattatggaagtgtgtactcttaatcatgatataataacaagcacatatacttaatacttatttctttaatttatcaaagggtgcgatttagctcgttaaatcaataggcccaataagttgggaaatgatattatttatatggtgtgttgttgattatagaatgaaactgtgtcctaggaatttaggttgatgatgcccctacgaggagctcataaggattgttatgtaaactctgcaggtggacttaagtccgacatgacgataaggttgagtggtactactcttggagctagatattaattaagtgagttgtcagtaactcatttaattagtgggcattcgatatcttaaacacatagagattaacacactcatgataagaaggagctcatatagtaatatgggatttgtgcggtagttcaataataattctttagtggaatgagatattattgatgaactcaagttggatgttcggggtgaacacgggaagctaaagctcatcgggagaccaaaaccaattctttctctcggtccctgtcgtagcctcttatttataaagtcttatacccactttcttacccatccttaggtggccagccaagccaagcttggagcccaagcaagggccgaccaagataagccttggatggaccaagtggtggccgaccctagcttggagcccaagcttaggtggccgaccacataaaaaataaaaggagtttattttaaaatcttttcttatgtggaagccatgattttaaaagagagtttaaaatttaaatatttccttttataactttctacaaaagattaagagaaatgtttgatatctttccttatttgtagttaaaaggaagattttaatttttgataaaactttcctttttttgtaatcatcctcatggttttaaaagagagtttaaaatttaaatctttccttttatagcttgctacaaagattaagagaaatgtttgatatctttccttatttgtagttaaaaggcagattttaatttttgataaaacttttcttttttgtaaccatcctcatggttttaaaagagagttttaaaatttaaatctttctttttataactttctacaaaagattaagataaagatttaatatctttccttatttgtagttaaaaggaagattttaattttagaaaaaactttcctttttgtaatcattcacatgttttaatagagattttaatttataaaagtttccttttatagccagcCATGaagaggatttttaaaagagaaatttttattttaaaaattttcagaaataaattaggaagttttaattttgtgtttaaaactttccttgtttgaggatttgaggtggccgaccattaaaagaataaaaggagattttaattaaattttccttttattggcaaggaaaataaggaagtgttaatgtttaaaactttccttatttgttaagaccaaggaatataaaagagagggtagaggtgcctcaccataTAAcaatctattattcctctcctctattccttggtggtggccgaccctcatcttcttcttcatctccttttcttcttctttggttgcCGACGGCATCAACccatggagcttggttggtgcccgaagttcttcatctctaggagattgttgatgACTGAAacttgcttagagaagaaggaagcttgggtggattctcgtctcggtagatcgtcgcccacacgacgtccgagataagagaggaatacgacagaagatcgtgagatctataagctacaaaaggtataactagttattagtttccgcatcataactagttcatctttttgtttagatcttgaaataccaaacacaagaggctagcgattctaggtttcggatttatgattcaaattttgtgtttcttttgtttttcgaacttgcgattcgattgttcttattggttaaacctagggttactataaggagattaaatattgaatttcgttgaaaggctttgtctaggaagtggtggatgatctcatacccaagaaggcatagtgcctcgccatgtttaacctggaagccgatctctgaaataaatatttaatcaaatttgtaacataggttgatttggattaataatgttaagcatcgtttgtgatccaagtctaaacctctaagaacagataagttgaatttggaatcaataatgttaagttctatttgcgattccaaatttaatttctaaagaacacaataggttgttaggaaaggttctggacttgtacaaaatttttgtacaggggaaccggtactatattccgagtagcaaccaataataaGTGCATGTATGTCTTTTGGATGCAGGGAAAATATGAATAAACAACACAAGTATTCTAGACTCTTGAGCTGATCgtccaagttaaaagtcgagatGAGACTATAAATTCTTCTCTACGCATTACAACCAttgagcgatgacgttaaaccccagtcttcaccaaccgtcgagcgacgacgttaaacctcaGTCTTCACCGACTATTgagcggtgacattaaaccccagtcttcaccaatcgtcgagcgacgacgttaaacctaatctttgttggtgcaacatcccttaggtcaaggttgacctggttgaccaagcttgagtctttgtttgtgtttcgatgtttgacaatgcaaagttgattgaagaagagtcaagtaggtcaaggatgaccggatacttgactgggaagtcctagtgagtgaagctaggcaggaggaaaatcctggtgagtgaagccaggtgaaagacctagtgagtgaagctaggcaattgggaaagtgctggtgagtgaagccaggtgaaagacctagtgagtgaagc is drawn from Zingiber officinale cultivar Zhangliang chromosome 1B, Zo_v1.1, whole genome shotgun sequence and contains these coding sequences:
- the LOC122041673 gene encoding protein trichome birefringence-like 34, translating into MCSSLDGSGEQFFSCSHTNSQNLHLQSKSRQLTRTVCSIKAVLLHWRWRCMHTRDMAKNPTTSSALLVPILASLFFLLVIVVSLSYDKVDYILPIRIFEHQEQVETRSSSTSVSNQEAECDLFSGRWVFDDETRPLYSGTQCKYMHDEVACEKYGRRDLKHQQWRWQPNGCDIPRFDAHELLTRLKGKRMVFVGDSLNRNQWVSMVCMVESIVSSEKKSMIYNGSLLSFRAKDFNASIDFYWSPLLVESNCDDPVLHRMTNRIMRISIEKHARQWTDADILVFNSYLWWKKPGMKMKVLHGSFEDEIENLEELEMAEGFQLALKEWSNWLELNQNPNVKLFFVSLSPTHVWGDEWGAASDQNCYNETEPIHEEGYASRGSDYKMLHMVESTVAKMRRKGMSVQILNITQLSEYRKDGHPSVYRRYWVNITQEQLAEPSSYSDCTHWCVPGVPDAWNELLYSYIVSQQV
- the LOC121976617 gene encoding laccase-3-like, producing the protein MESFNRISLLLVFLLALIYRISAEVQYHDFVVQETPVKRLCKAHNIITVNGQFPGPTIEVKNGDTIVINVVNRARYNVTLHWHGVRQLRTAWADGPEFVTQCPIKPGGSYRYRFTIQGQEGTLWWHAHSSWLRATVYGALIIRPKENASYPFAEPKREIPLILGEWWNRNPVDVVREATRTGGAPNISDAFTINSQPGDLYKCSSKETTVIPVKAGETNLLRFINAALNTELFVAIANHKMTVVAADASYTKPFTTSVLMLAPGQTTDVLVTMDQPLSRYYIAARAYASAEGVAFDNTTATAILEYDCGCAKPGPAVQPIFPALPPYNDTAAVSAFTAAIKSASSVEVPGPVDENLFFTVGLGLFDCPKGKTCGGPNNTRFAASMNNVSFVFPGTTSLLQAHYQRVPGVFTTDFPAVPPVPFDYTAKNVSSSLSQPVAGTKLYKLKYGAVVQLVLQGTNIVTGENHPIHIHGYNFYILAEGFGNFNPATDNAKFNLVDPPERNTVGVPANGWAVIRFVADNPGIWLMHCHLDVHITWGLAMAFLVENGEAELQALEAPPPDLPTC